GCCGAAAAGTTCCATGATGATATTGACGTACTTTTTTTATGTGTAGGGCACGGAGAAGCACGGACATTCCTGGCAGAAAATCACTGGCCGGCACACGTGAAAATCATCGATCTTTCGCAGGATTTTCGCCTGGCTGAAAAAGCAGTGATCGGCGACCGTACTTTTGTGTATGGATTGCCGGAATTGAACAGGGATGCCATCCGTTCCGCGAACAATATCGCCAACCCCGGATGTTTTGCCACGGCGCTTCAACTGGGATTACTGCCACTCGCGAAGGCTGGAATTTTAAAAGAAGTGCACACCACAGGCATTACGGGTTCAACCGGCGCAGGACAATCGCTGGCGGCCACTTCTCATTTCTCCTGGAGAGCGAACAATATCCAGGCGTATAAAACGCTGACGCACCAGCACCTGAAAGAAATCGGTCAATCGGTAAAGCAATTGCAGCCTGATGCGGATGGAGGGATCAATTTTGTACCCTGGAGAGGCGATTTTACCAGAGGAATTTTCATCAGTTCCCAACTGGAATGCGCGCTTTCAGCGGAAGAAGTGTACGTGCTGTTTGAAGACTTCTATAAAGATCACCCGTTCACCACGGCATCAAGGGAACCCATCTACCTGAAACAGGTGTTGAACACCAATAAATGCGTGATCCAGCCCGAAAAAGTAGGGTCTAAACTGGTGGTCCATTCCGCCATCGACAACCTGCTGAAAGGAGCCAGCGGTCAGGCAGTACAGAATATGAACCTGATGTTCGGACTGAACGAGCGGAGTGGATTGAATATGAAGAGTATTGGGTTCTGATGAATGATGCGGTTGTATAAAAGCAACCACAATCTATTAACCATGAATATTGAAAACTGAATATAAACCTGTTCTAATTAAACACAAGGTTAATTCATCTTTCAACATTCAACATGAAACATTAAAATGAAACTATTCGACGTTTACCCATTAAATGATATCACCATCGTGAAAGCCGAAGGTGCTAAGGTATGGGATGATAAAGGGAATGAATACCTTGATTTGTATGGCGGTCATGCCGTGATCTCTATCGGACATACGCACCCGCATTATGTGCAGCGGCTGGAAACACAACTGCATCAGGTGGGGTTCTATTCCAACTCCATTAAAATTCCCGTTCAGCAACAACTGGCGGAAAAACTGGGTGTTGTTTCCGGCAAAAAAGACTACCAGCTTTTCTTGTGCAACTCTGGCGCGGAAGCGAATGAGAACGCGTTGAAACTGGCTTCTTTCCATACCGGCAGGAAGAAAATCGTCGCTTTCTCCAAATCTTTCCATGGAAGAACTTCACTTGCAGTAGCGGCTACAGATAACCCGGCCATCGTGGCGCCGGTAAACCAAACGGATAACGTGGTTTTCCTGCCTTTCAATGATGTAACGGCATTGCATGGTTATTTCTCGGAACACGGAAAACAAGTGGCGGCGGTTATTGTGGAAGGTATTCAGGGCGTAGGCGGTATCCGGGAAGCTTCTATTGATTTCCTCCAAGCCATCAGGTCTTTGTGTAATGATTATGGCGCCGTGTATATTGCAGATTCGGTGCAATGCGGCTATGGCAGAACCGGGATTTTCTACTCACACGATTACAGCGGTACTGAAGCGGATATCTATTCCATGGCGAAAGGTATGGGCAACGGGTTCCCGATAGGCGCTATTTCCATTGCGCCTCAGCTTCAACCCAAATTCGGTATGCTGGGCACCACGTTTGGCGGCAATCACCTGGCATGTGCCGCGGCGCTGGCGGTGCTGGAAGTGATGGAAAAAGATGACCTGATGGCCAATGCAGCCGAAGTGGGTAATTACCTGATAGAACAACTCAAAGGATTTACAGGCATCACTGAAGTAAGGGGCAGGGGATTGATGATTGGTATTGAATTGCCTGCTGAACTCAGTGAGGTGAAGAAGAACCTGTTGTTCAAACACAGGATATTTACCGGGGAGGCGAAACCCAATGTAATCAGGCTGCTGCCGGCACTGAACATCACAAAGGCGCATGCTGATCGCTTCCTCGAAGCATTGGCCGCTGAACTGAAAAGCGTTCCCGTAAGCGCATAGGCGGTAGTTTTATTGTTTCGGGAAAAGGGAATGGGCATACGATAAAGTTTTTTAAATAGCATTCCACCTCACTCAATGAAGGGAAGCATTTAAACCATAGCAAACACCATGAAGAATTTTATTTCGGTTCAGGATGCGGGGGACATCAACAGCCTGGTGCGAAAGGCGCTGGCCTACAAAGCCGATCCTTTTAAGGACCGCAGTTTAGGTGCGGGTAAACGTATTGGTCTGTTGTTCCTAAACCCCAGTTTGCGTACCCGCCTCAGCACGCAGGTGGCCGCCGCTA
Above is a genomic segment from Parasegetibacter sp. NRK P23 containing:
- a CDS encoding aspartate aminotransferase family protein; translation: MKLFDVYPLNDITIVKAEGAKVWDDKGNEYLDLYGGHAVISIGHTHPHYVQRLETQLHQVGFYSNSIKIPVQQQLAEKLGVVSGKKDYQLFLCNSGAEANENALKLASFHTGRKKIVAFSKSFHGRTSLAVAATDNPAIVAPVNQTDNVVFLPFNDVTALHGYFSEHGKQVAAVIVEGIQGVGGIREASIDFLQAIRSLCNDYGAVYIADSVQCGYGRTGIFYSHDYSGTEADIYSMAKGMGNGFPIGAISIAPQLQPKFGMLGTTFGGNHLACAAALAVLEVMEKDDLMANAAEVGNYLIEQLKGFTGITEVRGRGLMIGIELPAELSEVKKNLLFKHRIFTGEAKPNVIRLLPALNITKAHADRFLEALAAELKSVPVSA
- the argC gene encoding N-acetyl-gamma-glutamyl-phosphate reductase encodes the protein MLKVGIIGGAGYTGGEMLRLLINHPEVSISFAHSRSNAGKPVHAVHPDLIGDTELRFAEKFHDDIDVLFLCVGHGEARTFLAENHWPAHVKIIDLSQDFRLAEKAVIGDRTFVYGLPELNRDAIRSANNIANPGCFATALQLGLLPLAKAGILKEVHTTGITGSTGAGQSLAATSHFSWRANNIQAYKTLTHQHLKEIGQSVKQLQPDADGGINFVPWRGDFTRGIFISSQLECALSAEEVYVLFEDFYKDHPFTTASREPIYLKQVLNTNKCVIQPEKVGSKLVVHSAIDNLLKGASGQAVQNMNLMFGLNERSGLNMKSIGF